The window TGCTGATATCTGCTTCATCCTGATTCAGTGGTTGTGACAGATATATACTGTCCTCATTCAATTCTCATGTAAATGCTCTTGTGGTTCTATGTGTGCGATATTTGGAGGTATATCTCCAGTTTGTGTAGGGGTATCAAGAGGATGGGGTTGTGAAGAAGTTTGTGCAGGGATATCAATAGGTGTTAATTCAGGAGGATCTTGTGGGAATATACCATCTAAATCTGAAGTCATTCCTTTGAAAGGAAATACTTGTTCTCTAAACACAACATCTCTGCTTACTAGAAATATTCTATTCTCCAAATCATATAATCTGTAACCTTTCTGAGTCTCTGAATAACCTATTAGTACATCTCTCCTTGCTCTTGGTGCAAATTTGTCTCCTTTAGGTAGAGTgcttgcaaaacataaacatccAAAAACTTTAAGATGGTCAATTCTTGTTGTCTTCTTGTAGAGCATCTCATAAGGTGATTTTCCTGATAAAGCagaagttggccatttgtttaTCAAGTAAACTGTTGTCTTAACACAGTCACCCCAGAATCTATTTGGCAAGGAGCTCTGAAATTTTAATGCTCTAGCTACTTCCAGTATATGGCCGTGTTTTCTCTCTACCGccccattttgttggggtgtGTATGGACATCTACTTTGATGCACTATGCCCAATGAACTCATTAATTCATTActcttaaaattaaataattcagTGCCATTGTCTGACCTTAATCTTTTTACATTCAGATTAAACTGATTGTATACCGTAGTAAAGAAATCCTTTAGCACAACAAACACTTCACACTTTGAATGCAACAAACATATCTAAGTATATATGCTAAAATGATCAACTAGTGTTACAAAGTAATGTTTCTTATCATATGTTGGTATCATGTGAGGACCCCAAACATCTACATGCAATAATTGAAAAATCTGTTCTGTTTTATTGCTACTAGTTTGGAAAGGAAGTCTATTCTGTTTGGCCAAGGGACACACTTCACAACCGTGTTGTGTCCTAGCATCTATCTTATTCTTTAGCAGAGAAATATGTTGCATTGCAACAGCTGAAGGATGACCCAACTTGAGGTGCTATAGTGCTGAATCTTCCTGCACTTGCACAATACTTCTTGCTACAACTGAAAATTCTTTACTGATCTCCTTTTTCAACAAATACAGGCCATTGTGTTCTTTACCAATCACCAGAACCTTCCCACTGTAGAGACCCTGAAATACACAAAAATGTGGAAAAAAACAGCACAACATGATAGCTCTTTAGTCAGTTTAGACACTGACATTAGATTGAATttaaaatcagggatatgtagaaCATCTTTCAGATCAATTCATCTAACATCTTCACATTCTCTGCATGTGCTACATGACATTTCCCCCTGTAGGTACCTGTACATCACTATTATTCTGATTTTCAACCTTTCTTACATTATCTAGTACTTTTTTATAAGGTGTAACATGATGTGAGGCACCAGTGTCAATTATTCAATCATAGTCAAATGCCTTGGACAAAAAAGAGGTTATACCTATCATTAAGGTATGACATTCACCTAGATCAAGATTTGGCTTGTTTATGAGGCTCAGCAGTTGCTTGTACTGGTCTTCTGTGAAAAAATGCCCCTGCATCTGAGAGGTAGTGTCAGAACTTCCTCCTTCTCCTGTTGATAAATTAGCATATCCCTTTACTCTAGTGTTCTGAGGCTTCTTCTTACTTTTAAAGTCTAGTGGATAGCCTATGATCTTATATCAATTCTCCTTCAAGTGACATTTATACCCACAGTAATCACATATGAGACCTGGTTTCCTTGCAGCCTTGAAGCCTTGTCCTCTTCCAGCTAGCATAGTTAAAGGTTCCTTAACTGAACTAGCTATACTAAGTGTACGTTGACTTTCTTCTTGAACTGTTAGTGCTAAGCTTGATTCACAGTCAATAcagatattttcaaaagaatttgACTTCTCACATGACTGTAACTCTCGTTCAAACCAACAAGGAATTGTAACAAACGCAGGTTTTTAAACTGATCCAAAAAGGTCCGATTTCCTCAAAATCACACCCTACTCCTGGTATCGTTAGATCCATTTCATCCCACAAATCTTTTATTTTAGTGTAATAGGTCGTTATAGAATCTGTTCCTTGCGTTAGGGTTCCTATTGTGGTCCATAAATGATAAAATCTAGTAAGGTTCGATTTGTTAAATCGTTCCTTAAATTTATTCCATACCTTTCTCGCATCAGATGCGTAGATGATACTAGGTTGTAAATCAGCAGAAACAGTGGGACCAATCCACGAGAGCACCACAGCGTTACATAGTTCCTATTGATGCCCTAATTCACCTCTGTAAGAGCTTTTCAAACATGTTCTGTCGATGAACCCTAACTTATTTTTCACCAACAATGCCATCCTCATCGATCTGCTCCATAATACGTAATTGTCAGGTCATGTGAGCTTGATGTCAATCAGTGTTACCCCAAGTGTATCTGTTTGTTGCAAAAACAATGGGTGATTGTGATCAATTTGTAGATTTACAGTTTCCGCCATGGCAGACCAGCTCAAGCTTCAACAATGGCTGTCAATTTGGAATTTTGAAATCCTTGATCTAACTTCAAATtgcccgctctgataccatgacaAAATATTAGTAGAGATATGCACTAAATCGACATTGCATGTaattgaaaagaagaagaagatgagttgAAGGAGAGAACCAGCTAAGAAGAGAAAGGAATATGTTATTTTCACTATTACAGGCGGTGCAGTATAACTGCCTTTAATACAAGACCGCTCACACGAGTCACGCGTGTGATAAGGGTAAAAAGATCAAAGTTCCCCAACTACTTAACTAACATCACTactgacaacaacaacaacaacaacaatccagtataatctcacttagtggggtttgaggagggtagtgtgtacgtaaaccttacccctaccctggagtagagagactgtttccaaatagacccctgacatacttccctccaagaacttcccaccttgctcttggggggACTCGAtctcacaacctcttagttggaagtggaagttgcttaccatcagagcaatcCCTCTTGTCACATCACTACTGAATATTCAATATTTCGTTTGTATAAATAATAGCAACTTGTGAGCCGGAATAATAAAATATTCTTGAGTAAGTATTAATTCATAAAATCTTGATACATGCAGATGATGTTACAGTTCTTTAATTGAGTATTCTGTTCACACTAAACAGGCAAAGTGGTGGTATAAATTTGTAACGCCTACAAATTTAGCGTACAAATTACCTCTAAGTGGTCTTTCCCTTAGTTTTTTAAACATTCTTAATAGTTGCTAAACTTTCATGTTTATAACAaaaaatcaatctctcaattgtaAGTTGCTTCTATATCTGCTGGCGAAATTTATAGTCATCGGTCCATTCTATAtatactttcttttctttgttttttgaaatatttttaatttCATCAAATAAGTATTCTACCAACTTGGCAAATTCTAATGTTTGGTAAATGTGAACGAGGCATAGTTTGAGGAGAAATTTTTTGGTTTACCCTTACCACTAGTAATAATATATACTATAATGACTTTAATACAAGTACTAATTGCATTAACACATGTAGTACTTAGATTCAATTTTTAAATTCTCACCGACCTTAGTCAGCTTACTTGTctttttttgatatatttttttataatcatCTAGTATCAGAATTCATAGGGCATTGGCGTTCTAATCCATATTAATAGAGACTGCAACAATGGGAGTTGAACCAGCGACCTCACAAAGGTTTTGAACCTCCTTAACTTTTAAGTTATGTTTTTGGGTTGTGTCAAGAAGATCCAAAATATAATTTATAGAGGCATAAATCATATTTTACCTTATATGTACAGTGTAATTTTCCGCAAGGGTGTTCGGGTGAACTCCCTTCCACCCCTTAAATCCATCATTTGCTAAATACATTTTTTTATTTGCATGATTTAAACCCGAAATCTCTAATAAAGGTGGAAGAATCTTATCCGTCATATGATATCAGGTTAcatatgaccataatagtatTATTAATTGATTACACATTCAAATCTATATGCTTATATATAGAGTGATAATTTGGCAGGGCTAAGACAAATGGAAGTTGAGCAAGTTCTTCACATGAGTGGAGGGGAAGATCAAACTAGCTATTCCAACAACTCCTTAGTTCTAGTTAGTCAATATCTCCCTCTTTCTCTACTTTGTGTAATAAAATACTTTTCCCGCCTAAAATAATCACGGGGATCATAATTAATATGATCttattataaatttttttttcatatgTCGACATAGTTCGGCTGAAAGTACTGAACTTAGTTGAACTCATAGAACCTATGGTAggaccagtggcggagccacattgaaCCAAGGGGTTTCAACCGATACCCTTTGTCGGAAATTTACAGCtagataatttattttattttatatttatgtatatttactatacgttgacTCCCCTTGATTTTTTGAtgtatctaattatttatattttgacacgCCTTGATGAAAATtccccagtaaaatcccacaaagtggggtctgggaagggtaatgtgtacgcagaccttacccctgccctGATAGGGCAGAgatgctgtttccgatagaccctcggctcagaaaaaagaaaaagagaaggagaCAATTTATTAGTAACTCCAGTAGAAACCATAATAGTAACAGAAGCATAACAACCAAAAGATAAATGACatgcaataacagtaaccagtAACTAAGGCCCGGGGCTAAGATAAACAACAAGGATAGTGTGGATTCAACATAAACTGCAAGCTATCTAAGATCAACCCTAATCCAACCCCGCCTCACCTCCGGTATGAAGTACGCAAAGCTCTACTACcctctaacctacaaccctatattttgacaccccttgaTGAATATTCCAGCTCCGCCACTGCCTGTATCTGCCGATACTAATATTGCTtttattggattcttgatttTCAGAAGCTGGTTATTCTCAAGGTGAGAGCCATTCTTGAAGAAAGTATACAAAGATTTTGTCATTTGGGGTTTCCAGAATGTATAACCCTAGCTGACTTGGGATGTTCTTCAGGGCCAAATGCAATATTACCAATAGCTGAAATGGTAGAAATTGTGGACAAATTAAGCGAAGAATTGAATAATCAAAAGCCACTTAATATTCAAGTCTTTTTGAATGATCTCGTTGGCAATGATTTTAACACTGTTTTCAAGCTTCTGCCTAGTTTTTATAAACAGATCCAAAGAAAGAAGGGAGAGGGTTCATGTTTCATTGGAGCTATGCCTGGTTCATTTTATGGCAGGCTTTTTCCTCAACATTCTGTTCATTTGGTGCATTCTTCTTATAGTCTTCATTGGCTATCTCAGGTTGGTCATTTCCTTTCTTGAATGGTTAAAGTATTATACACTTACATCGTAAAGATTTTTTATACTATCAATATAATTTAATCATAGAAATTATGTTTCGGTGTAAGTTAACCATATAGATGTCTTACACTATCATTGTAATTTAATTATAGAGATATTTTATTCTATCAGTGTAATTTAATCAGTATATTTTAAGTCGTCGTAATCAGGGGAGGAGCTATGTTGACAGAATGGAATTCAGCCGAACCTCTTTCGCCCAAAAATTACACTAGGTAGATTAGGTCAATTTTTCTCAATATGTATATATTAGATGTTGAATCCCCTTAGCTTCTTTGCgtgtttatattttattttatttaaaatttttcGAATTCCCTTGGTAAAAATCTTGCTTTTGCCGCTGGTCGTAATAGCAAATCACTTGTCTTGTGTTtcatataaataataattttactATCTTTTAGGTGAGCCGATAGTATaactttttattatataaaagttaaacttcTAACTGATGTTTTCAGGTTCCGAAAGGGTTAGTCACTGAATCTGGTTTGCCATTGAACAAAGGCAACATTTACATAGCAAAAACCAGTCCCTCAAATGTTCATGAAGCTTACTTCATTCAATTTCAAAAGGATTTTACTAATTTTCTTAGTATGCGCTCTGAAGAGATTGTACATTGTGGGAGTTTAGTTCTTACTTTCATCTGTAAAAATGATGAAGTTGATGGTTGTGATTTCTGGGAATTGCTTGGGATCACTTTGAATGACATGGCCATTGAGGTATTTCTTTCTAATTCTTCTAAATTACATTTTGATTCCATCTAGATACTTCTTCCGGTTTATATTATCTGTCGTTTAAGGTTTTTATACATCGTTTCGAAATTTAATAGTCTTGTTTATAAGAGCTTTGTCCAATATTCTCTTTATCTAGATACTTCTTCCGGTTTATATTATCTGTCGTTTAAGGTTTTTATACATCGTTTCGAAATTTAATAGTCTTGTTTATAAGAGCTTTGTCCAATATTCTCTTTATCTATTATTAAACATCTCGCTTAATTAATACTATTGTAATGGAATAGTAAAGGTAAATTCGATAAAAATGTAAtattaaattaaaagagaaaaatagtatCTTTTAAGATTGATAAAAACTATAGCATAATGAGGTATAAAGTGGTGCGTATTTAGAATATAATTGGTTGCCCataacttaaattttattattgcAAACTAAAGACTAGCTTCGACCTCACAATTCTTTGTACtcaaacttttttcctttcactCACACTTTGGGGCAGATATACCTTGCTGACACCGCTTAGtcggtttttttttaaatatgtatatataaatagtatacaaaatgaaaaaaaatgggtataaatatataaaataacacctctttttcttatagtgatttattcatattattttttcaaattttgacaCTGGTTACCAATAACTCTGCGTATGTCGCTGAAATTAAAGTTAGTGATGATTTAGTTTAACATAATATatgacttattcaacaaattatGAACCGACTGAAAGACACTTGTCATCTTCTTGACATAAGATCATCTTGGACGCTCAtgacttttattttctttttgttgacACAGGGGTTGGTTGAAGAAGCCAAGTTAGACAAGTTCAATCTTCCACTATATGCACCTTCTACAAAAGAATTAAAACAAATTATTGAGAAGGAAGGCTCTTTCAAACTATTGCAACTTGAGACATTTAAACTCAAGTGGGATTCAAACATGGATGATAATAGTGAGAAAGAAGCAACAATATTTGATGAGAAGAGTAAGGCCAAATATATAGCTGGAAATATGAGAGCAGTTCAAGAATCCATATTAGTAGAacattttggagaagaaattaTGGATGATTTGTTTGAAAGATATGGCAAGAAAGCAATAGAGTACATGAAGAATGGGAAAGGCATTATTATTAATGTGGTTGTGTCTCTTAGTAAATGGAATAAGAAAGGGGAATCTTGGAACAATGGTAAAGTTGTTCCCGTATAACCTATAAGTTACGTGTTCGAGTTGTAGAAGCAGCAATTAATACTTGTATTAGGGTAAATTTTCTACATCGCACCTCAAGAGGTGCGCCTCTTTCCCGACCTAACAGAACAAAAAATTAGAGAACCTTTCGAAAACGAGTGCTTTACCTCCTTAATAGATTTATCCGACACGAATCAGTTGGACTAGTAGATTTTAAATGTTGAATGATTAATAATGATAGAGAAATTGTTTAAATATTCATTTTTTATTTCCAATAAACCAGTGGTGTagcttgattatttgttgtgagtGCACAATAAATTAAAGATTTGTGGAAATTGCATTTTGATTAGTTTCGTTGTTCCTCTATGCCTATCTTTTCAAGCATTAgtggagaaatttaaaaatagtcagatttataaatggtcattcaaaaatagttacaatttcaaaagtaattgaaatttagccacttttcatgtaatgataaatctgaacgaaaatattgtttaaaatccggaaaatattccaatataatatactagagttccagtataatatatgggtccagcataatatactggaactttccgcgtgttgcagttctagcataatatgctggaagttcatacacaggttcaccgatctccagtatattatgttggaactttccgtgttgcagcaaaatagtgactatttttatGACTTTGCGGAtactagctatttttgaatgaccaatccaaaaactggctagcccgtgctagtTTTACAGCATTAGCTACAAGGAGAAAAAGTGGAGTGGACTGCGGACTTGGTTTTGGACCTACAAAACCAGATTCAAGCATAAAAATTGCACatggcgccctatttggtcgcccccatttaacctttacccatttttttttaaattttaacttgtacccactttttaaacaacttcagcccctttcctcctcctcctcctccttctcatcctcaaagttatatccgcccaagaacaaaaatgcatatgtttcaattttcaagaaagGAAGGAAAACAAAACGTTAAAGAATGGGAGCGTCATCCACTCAAATATTTGTAAATACTCTTGTctttgttgcggaagccaaatgtatatagtgtgaatgagtcacaactactataccaaaaattatggcagccaccaaataataaataagacaataaaacaacaataaaaggaacacaaGAATTTACGAAGTTCAactaattttgcctacttcctcggacacaaccaatattttattccactccaaaaatacaagtgaaataatactaaagagagaagatacaaatgccttaagaagataagaaggcaaatgagaggtgtgtctaaatcctaaacattaggcctccttttatagggaaaaattccCTACCAAATGGCTAAACCACCGATGCGGgatttgccaaattcaacaaatctccaccttggaaaaattccacatcttcaattttctctcaataataaattttggttgtgtcttcatcttcaatcttcagtgttcaacaatgttgatcaaatccaaacaatgttgaaacttgaccgcagtcaccacttttgtcagcatatcagcaagattctctgtagtatgaattttcttcaccgtgatcCACCATCTTCCATGATTTCTCGTAAAAATGATACTGATCATCAATGTGCTTCggccttgcatgataaacttggttcttcgctaattgaataacactttgactatcacaaaaaattgtgatacttttttgttcaataccaagctcTTTTAGTAACCCCtaaagccaaattgcctctttcacagcctctataatagccatgtactctgcctctgttgtagacaaagcaactgttgactgcaaagtagacttccaactaactggtgcctttgcaaaagtaaacacataaccagtagttgatcttcgtttgtccagatcacccgcaaaatctgaatcacaatatccaactacagactgattgtcttcctgctcaaaaactaacccaacatctacagtattatgaatataccgtagaatccacttcacagcttgccaatgctcctttcctggattatgcatatatctgctaataactccaacaacttgtgaaatgtcaggtctcgtacagaccattgcatacatcaagctaccaacaacatttgcgtatggtagctttgacatatactctagttcagcttcatcttttggcgacatagtagtacttagcttaaaatggggagcaagtggagtactaactggcttagtcttttcaTTTATGCCAAAACGTTAtagtactcttttcaaatattctttctgagataaacagagtttctttgaacgtctatctcttattatctccatgccaagaattttctttgcctcaccagatctttcatctcgaactccttcttcagttgaatcttcaacttatcaatttcttccaaattcttggaagctatcaacatatcatcaacatataggagaagatatacaaaggaaccatctttaagcttgcgcaaatacacacaatgatcgtatttgcttctcttgtacccttgccgcaacataaactcgtcaaatcgcttgtaccattgtctagaagattgtttcaatctgtacaatgatttttcaagttttcacacaatattttcttttccagtaactttgaatccttctggctgagtcatgtagatttcctcctccaagtttccatgtaaaaatgcagtttttacatccatctcaactagttccaaatccagctgtgctaccaaagccaacataattctaatggaggaatgttttacaactagagaaaacacttcattgtaatcaattccctccttttgagcatatcctttggccaccaatcttgctttgtagcgaacatctacttggttaggaaatccttccttctttgcaaatacccatttgcacccaattgctttctttcccttcgggagattggccaatctccatgtatgattctgatgaagggattgtatttcatcattcatggcaatcctccacttatcttcttctgaactttggactgcatctttataagtggtaggaacatcatcagctacaattaggcggcacaagcaaccgtctctataagacgaacgagttttgttattgtcctttttggcttGCTAGTTgcaattgattcaagttgttgttgaggttcctgagttggaatttccctctctactggctcttcttccaaaGGATAATCTTTATTTGTTTCCtcttctgcttcttgtgtaggaaaaataaattttccttcaaactccacctgcttagaagcaccctcaTTTTATTTGGTATCTTCTGtcaccttatttaccatagcagattcatcaaaggtaacatccctgctgagtattactttctttgtcataggacaccataagtgatatcctttgactccagaagtaatccccataaaaatagccttcttttcccttggatccaattttgactctgtcacatgataatatgcagttgatccaaacacgtgcaaagagtcataatctacagcagactttccataccatttttcaaatggtgttttgccatcaatagctgCAGATGGTAGACgtttaatgaggtggcatgcatatgtaattgcctcagcccaaaattatTTGCctaagccagcattggacaacatacaccataccttctccagcaaggtccggttcatacgttctgccactccattctgttgtggtgtatgtctgacagtgaagtgtctgacgatgccatcattttcacaaaccttattaaaatgatcatttttgtattcacttccattgtctttgcgaatacacttgatcctcctgcctgtttgattctccaccgtcattttccatttgagaaaaagttccaacacttcatctttgctcttcattgctcttcgggaaaaatcatcaacaaaggttacaaaatagtgcttcccacccaatgaagatgtttggaaggaccccaaacatcatagtgtacataatccaatatgcctttagtattatggatcgttgtaccaaatttaacccttgtctatttccctttgacacaatgctcgcaaaactccaagttgcaaacCTTTACTCCTTTTagcaatccttgatctgataaagttttcaaggatttttctccagcatgtcccaagcgcatgtgacATAGCCTGGTTGCGTCTGCCTCTttttcgtcactggatgttactgtcgctgtcccaataactgtactaccgcgataacggtacatgttattgttcttctgattggccttcattaccattagtgcaccggagcatactctcatcactccattttctgcaatgattttgaaacctttcgattctagggctcccacagagataagatttttcttcaaactcgGTACATATcaaacatctgttaatgttctgatcattccatcatggttccttaatcgtattaaaccaatgccatatgaggtaagagggctgttatccgctgtatggatgactccatattcccttcttgaaaatccacgaaccagtccctgttgggacatatatgatagctacaagccgagtccatcaaccatatgtctgatgatgttgatggctctgttgtaactaatgagaattCTGAATCATCaccatcagctacatttgaatccataatggcctttccattgttatgtttggccttattcttcaacttcggacagtctttcttccagtgccccttttctcgacaaaaggcacattcatctttgttgggtctagatcttgacttggatcttcctttctttgtcctcatttgattttgaggacgacccttcacaaccagtgcttctccttctccgcccttttgtttttctccctttctttgttcatagctgtacaaagccgaacaaacttctctgagagaaatttcgtcattcccatggagtagagtagt of the Nicotiana tabacum cultivar K326 chromosome 7, ASM71507v2, whole genome shotgun sequence genome contains:
- the LOC107798856 gene encoding putative caffeine synthase MTL3; amino-acid sequence: FYWILDFQKLVILKVRAILEESIQRFCHLGFPECITLADLGCSSGPNAILPIAEMVEIVDKLSEELNNQKPLNIQVFLNDLVGNDFNTVFKLLPSFYKQIQRKKGEGSCFIGAMPGSFYGRLFPQHSVHLVHSSYSLHWLSQVPKGLVTESGLPLNKGNIYIAKTSPSNVHEAYFIQFQKDFTNFLSMRSEEIVHCGSLVLTFICKNDEVDGCDFWELLGITLNDMAIEGLVEEAKLDKFNLPLYAPSTKELKQIIEKEGSFKLLQLETFKLKWDSNMDDNSEKEATIFDEKSKAKYIAGNMRAVQESILVEHFGEEIMDDLFERYGKKAIEYMKNGKGIIINVVVSLSKWNKKGESWNNGKVVPV